Proteins encoded by one window of Chaetodon trifascialis isolate fChaTrf1 chromosome 15, fChaTrf1.hap1, whole genome shotgun sequence:
- the btr02 gene encoding bloodthirsty-related gene family, member 2: MASTISLLPEKHFLCSLCRDIFTNPVTIPCGHSFCLSCLCRYWARHQSKYCPHCKRVFTDRPDLSVNRILADLSDNYRTTRPEKPPDEEMVIDVEQMIQERLQKIERLKYSLELQKNSYLREVRESQKVFSALVNAMEKSHKAVVAAIEDRQREEEKRVETLVEELKQEIQELRKETIEPDPQIPVSSDQSDDTKQVTVNIFPTMCLSEMKDWSKVTVETDPCVGVTRRALSDTMEKIKAEVNRLSKSELKRIEKYTVDVNLSAKTAHPFLSVSEDRKQVRHTDKLQEVPDHPKRFDRVANVLAKESFAGGRCYWEVEVGEKIEWNIGVVRHSINRKGKFTVCPANGFWTLSLKAGGQYIANTSPVTLLALEQRPRKVGVFLDYTEGRVSFYCAESGVHIHTFTDTLTDRLNPFFSPGRLHGGKNAAPLIICSSFCSI; the protein is encoded by the exons ATGGCCTCTACGATCAGCCTCCTCCCTGAGAAGCACTTCTTGTGCTCTCTGTGCAGGGACATCTTCACCAACCCAGTGACCATACCATGCGGACACAGCTTCTGCTTGTCCTGTCTCTGCCGCTACTGGGCGCGACACCAGTCCAAATACTGCCCCCACTGTAAGAGAGTGTTCACTGACAGGCCTGACCTCAGTGTCAACCGCATTCTGGCAGACCTCTCAGACAATTACAGGACGACTCGACCAGAGAAACCACCTGATGAGGAGATG GTTATAGACGTTGAGCAAATGATTCAGGAAAGGCTGCAGAAGATAGAAAGGTTGAAGTATTCCCTTGAGCTCCAAAAG AACTCTTACCTCAGGGAGGTGCGAGAGAGTCAGAAGGTTTTCTCCGCCCTCGTGAATGCCATGGAGAAGAGTCACAAAGCGGTCGTCGCGGCAATTGAGGACAgacaaagggaggaggagaagagagtaGAGACACTGGTGGAGGAGCTCAAACAGGAGATCCAGGAGCTGAGGAAGGAGACAATTGAACCTGATCCTCAGATTCCTGTAAGCAGTGATCAAAGTGATGACACCAAGCAAGTTACCGTG AACATTTTTCCCACAATGTGCCTGTCTGAGATGAAGGACTGGTCCAAGGTTACCGTAGAAACTGACCCTTGTGTTGGGGTCACCAGGCGAGCACTGTCAGACACGATGGAAAAGATAAAGGCGGAAGTAAACAGGCTCTCCAAATCGG AATTGAAGAGAATAGAGAAATACACAG TGGATGTCAATCTGAGCGCCAAGACCGCCCACCCTTTCCTCTCCGTctcagaggacagaaaacaggtgagacacacgGACAAGCTCCAGGAGGTACCAGATCACCCCAAGCGGTTCGACCGTGTGGCGAACGTGCTGGCCAAAGAAAGCTTCGCCGGCGGGAGGTGCTACTGGGAGGTGGAGGTCGGGGAGAAGATCGAGTGGAACATCGGTGTTGTCAGACATTCCATAAACAGGAAGGGCAAGTTCACTGTCTGCCCTGCAAATGGTTTCTGGACATTAAGCCTGAAGGCTGGAGGCCAGTACATTGCCAACACCTCTCCTGTCACCCTGTTGGCTCTGGAGCAGAGACCCAGGAAGGTGGGCGTGTTTCTGGACTACACAGAGGGCCGTGTGTCCTTCTACTGCGCCGAGTCTGGAGTCCACATTCACACCTTCACAGATACATTGACTGACAGGCTTAATCCATTCTTCAGTCCTGGTCGCCTGCATGGCGGCAAAAACGCTGCTCCCCTGATCATCTGTTCTAGTTTCTGCAGCATCTAA
- the cldnk gene encoding claudin k: MATTGMQLLGLIMSIVGWVSGAIVCAIPLWRVTAFIGNNIVTAQIIWEGLWMNCIVQSTGQIQCKVYDSLLALPSDMQAARGLTVFSILICGLALALGVLGVKCTKCIGVNSVKARIARISGALFAIAGFLYLVPICWTAHSIIRDFYDPHVAAPHKRELGPALYIGWGASALLLIGGSLLYAGSSPPGIPGSPTFSSGESSPRRAPATQVKGYV, from the coding sequence ATGGCAACCACGGGCATGCAGTTGCTGGGCCTAATCATGTCCATTGTGGGCTGGGTGAGTGGGGCGATAGTCTGCGCCATCCCCCTGTGGCGAGTCACCGCCTTCATTGGTAACAACATAGTGACGGCTCAGATCATTTGGGAAGGCCTTTGGATGAATTGCATTGTGCAAAGCACAGGTCAGATCCAGTGTAAGGTGTATGACAGCTTGCTGGCTCTGCCCAGTGACATGCAGGCTGCCCGAGGCCTCACCGTGTTCTCCATCTTGATCTGTGgcctggctctggctctggggGTCCTTGGAGTCAAGTGCACCAAGTGCATCGGTGTAAACAGCGTCAAGGCCCGTATCGCTCGCATCTCTGGTGCTCTTTTTGCCATCGCGGGGTTCCTCTACCTTGTGCCCATCTGCTGGACTGCCCACTCCATCATCAGGGATTTCTATGATCCGCATGTGGCGGCCCCACACAAGCGTGAGCTTGGCCCTGCCCTGTACATCGGCTGGGGGGCGTCAGCCTTGCTCCTCATTGGGGGATCTCTGCTCTATGCTGGATCAAGTCCCCCTGGCATCCCAGGTTCTCCCACCTTCAGCAGTGGAGAAAGTAGTCCTCGCAGAGCACCTGCCACACAAGTCAAAGGTTATGTTTAA